From one Enterobacter kobei genomic stretch:
- a CDS encoding permease: MTGQSSSQAVTPIQWWKPALFFLVVIVGLWYVKWQPYYGKAFTAAETHSIGKSILGQAASSPLQAALDYAMVYFLAVWKAAVLGVLLGSLIQVLIPRDWLLRTLGQPRFRGTLLGTLFSLPGMMCSCCAAPVTAGMRRQQVSMGGALAFWMGNPLLNPATLVFMGFVLGWHFALIRLVAGLVTVIGVAALVQHLVKDSAQPTGPVDVAIPQTQGSFMARWGKALWSLFWSTIPVYILAVLVLGAARVWLFPHADGAIDNSLLWIIAMAIVGCLFVIPTAAEIPIVQTMMLAGMGTAPALALLITLPAVSLPSLIMLRKSFPAKALWLTGALVALCGMIVGALALL, encoded by the coding sequence ATGACTGGTCAGTCTTCATCTCAGGCGGTTACCCCCATTCAGTGGTGGAAACCTGCTCTGTTTTTTCTCGTCGTTATTGTCGGCCTCTGGTATGTGAAATGGCAGCCGTATTACGGTAAAGCCTTCACCGCCGCCGAAACGCACAGCATCGGTAAATCCATTCTCGGTCAGGCCGCCAGCAGCCCGTTACAGGCGGCGCTGGATTACGCGATGGTCTATTTCCTCGCCGTCTGGAAAGCCGCTGTCCTCGGCGTGCTGCTCGGCTCGCTGATCCAGGTGCTGATCCCGCGTGACTGGCTGCTGCGCACCCTCGGGCAGCCGCGTTTTCGCGGTACGCTGCTCGGCACGCTGTTTTCCCTGCCGGGAATGATGTGCTCCTGCTGCGCAGCGCCAGTGACGGCGGGTATGCGTCGTCAGCAGGTCTCTATGGGCGGCGCGCTGGCATTCTGGATGGGTAACCCGTTACTTAATCCCGCGACGCTGGTCTTTATGGGCTTTGTGCTCGGCTGGCATTTTGCCCTGATCCGTCTGGTGGCCGGGCTGGTCACGGTAATTGGCGTGGCCGCGCTGGTGCAGCATCTGGTTAAAGACAGCGCCCAGCCCACCGGGCCGGTTGACGTGGCCATCCCCCAGACGCAGGGCAGTTTTATGGCTCGCTGGGGTAAAGCACTGTGGTCGCTGTTCTGGAGCACCATTCCGGTATATATCCTCGCCGTACTGGTGCTGGGTGCCGCGCGCGTCTGGCTGTTCCCTCATGCGGATGGCGCGATCGATAATTCCCTGCTGTGGATCATCGCGATGGCGATCGTCGGCTGTCTGTTCGTGATCCCGACGGCTGCCGAAATCCCGATTGTGCAGACCATGATGCTGGCAGGCATGGGCACTGCGCCTGCGCTGGCGCTGCTCATCACCTTGCCGGCGGTCAGTTTGCCGTCGCTGATTATGCTGCGTAAGTCGTTCCCGGCGAAAGCCCTGTGGCTGACCGGTGCGCTGGTGGCATTGTGCGGGATGATTGTCGGCGCGCTCGCGCTGCTGTGA
- the dolP gene encoding division/outer membrane stress-associated lipid-binding lipoprotein, producing MKAFSPLAVLISALLLQGCVAAAVVGTAAVGTKAATDPRTVGTQVDDGTLEVRVNSALSKDEQIKKNTRINVTAYQGKVLLVGQSPDSSLSARAKQIAMGVEGTTEVYNEIRQGQPIGLGTASSDTWITTKVRSQLLGSDQVKSSNVKVTTENGEVFLLGLVTEREAQAAADIASRVSGVKHVTTAFTFIK from the coding sequence ATGAAGGCATTTTCGCCCCTCGCAGTCCTTATTTCCGCATTATTGCTTCAGGGATGTGTTGCTGCTGCGGTCGTAGGGACGGCAGCGGTGGGCACGAAAGCGGCAACGGATCCGCGTACCGTGGGTACGCAAGTGGATGACGGTACGCTGGAAGTGCGCGTCAACAGTGCGCTCTCGAAAGATGAGCAAATCAAGAAAAACACCCGTATCAACGTGACCGCTTATCAGGGCAAAGTCCTGCTGGTGGGACAGTCTCCGGACAGTTCGCTCTCCGCGCGCGCCAAACAGATCGCAATGGGCGTGGAAGGCACCACAGAAGTGTATAACGAGATCCGTCAGGGTCAGCCGATTGGGCTGGGCACGGCGTCATCGGATACGTGGATCACCACCAAAGTTCGTTCGCAGCTGTTAGGCAGCGATCAGGTGAAATCGTCAAACGTGAAAGTCACCACCGAGAACGGTGAAGTATTCCTGTTAGGTCTGGTGACCGAGCGTGAAGCGCAGGCGGCAGCGGATATCGCCAGCCGGGTGAGCGGCGTGAAGCACGTGACAACGGCCTTCACCTTTATTAAATAG
- the diaA gene encoding DnaA initiator-associating protein DiaA, whose protein sequence is MLERIKVCFTESIQTQIAAAEALPDAISRAAMTLVQSLLNGNKILCCGNGTSAANAQHFAASMINRYETDRPSLPAIALNTDNVVLTAIANDRRQEEIYAKQVRALGHAGDVLLAISTRGNSRDIVKAVEAAVTRDMTIVALTGYDGGELAGLLGPQDVEIRIPSHRSARIHEMHMLTVNCLCDLIDNTLFPHQDD, encoded by the coding sequence GTGCTCGAGAGAATTAAAGTCTGCTTTACGGAAAGCATTCAAACCCAGATTGCGGCGGCGGAAGCGTTGCCGGATGCGATTTCCCGTGCGGCCATGACGCTGGTTCAGTCCCTGCTCAACGGCAACAAAATCCTCTGTTGTGGTAATGGCACCTCTGCCGCCAATGCACAGCATTTTGCTGCCAGCATGATCAATCGTTACGAAACAGACCGCCCCAGTTTACCCGCCATTGCACTTAATACCGATAATGTGGTCTTAACTGCGATCGCCAACGATCGTCGTCAGGAAGAGATCTATGCCAAGCAGGTGCGGGCATTAGGCCATGCAGGCGATGTCCTGCTCGCCATCTCTACGCGCGGCAACAGCCGTGATATCGTCAAAGCGGTGGAAGCGGCGGTAACGCGCGATATGACGATCGTTGCGCTGACGGGCTACGACGGCGGCGAACTGGCCGGGCTTCTGGGACCTCAGGATGTTGAAATTCGCATACCGTCGCATCGAAGTGCACGTATTCATGAAATGCATATGTTGACGGTGAACTGCCTGTGCGATCTGATCGATAACACGCTTTTTCCACACCAGGATGATTAA
- a CDS encoding YraN family protein, whose protein sequence is MAQIPAGADRPGQLTRKKTGEAWEVRARRWLESKGLHFIAANVHARGGEIDLIMKQGPTTVFIEVRYRKTATFGGAAASVTRQKQLRLLQTARLWLARHNGSFDTVDCRFDVVAFTGNDVEWIQDAFNDHS, encoded by the coding sequence ATGGCTCAAATTCCAGCAGGGGCAGATCGTCCCGGCCAGTTAACGCGTAAAAAGACCGGCGAGGCGTGGGAAGTACGTGCGCGTCGCTGGCTGGAAAGCAAAGGACTGCATTTTATCGCCGCCAACGTGCATGCGCGTGGCGGCGAAATTGATCTGATAATGAAACAAGGGCCGACGACGGTCTTCATTGAAGTTCGCTACCGCAAAACGGCGACATTCGGCGGCGCTGCGGCCAGCGTCACCCGGCAAAAACAGTTGAGATTGCTGCAAACCGCGCGTTTGTGGCTTGCCCGGCACAATGGGAGTTTTGATACTGTGGATTGCCGGTTCGATGTGGTAGCCTTCACCGGAAATGATGTTGAGTGGATACAAGACGCCTTTAACGACCACTCATAA
- a CDS encoding penicillin-binding protein activator — protein sequence MVPSTFLRSKATRCLPVVLAALLFAGCGTQSPDQSSAHMQGAEQADSGYYLNQMQQSSDDSKTNWQLLAIRALLKEGKTQQASELFAKLPQELSDAQRREQALLAAELKVAQKDFQGAQAILGKLDPAKLDKNQQSRFWQAGITAQQGRPSLTLLRALIAQEPLLAAKEKQANIDATWQALSQMTPEQAQALVINADENVLQGWLDLQRVWFDNRNDPNMLKAGIHDWQVRYPQNPGAKMLPSQLVNVQNFTPASTSKIALLLPLNGQAAVFGRTIQQGFEAAKNGVAAVSGPAVPSQVAQAATTETGSEPASDVVSPSAAQVGDLNSDAQPQPAAQPEVQAEAQPAAQPADTAAAVPSTDAPVATATPAAAPSAASAPANPGAELKVYDTTTQPLDQILTQVQQDGASIVVGPLLKPNVEELMKSNTALNVLALNQPEKVESRANICYFALSPEDEARDAAHHIWDQGHRAPLLLVPRSALGDRVTNAFAEEWQKIGGGTVLQQKFGSTAELKMGINSNTGIALTGSPVTSSLPAQQGVTIGGLTIPAPPSDAQISGGGNVDAAYILATADEIALIKPMIAMRNGSQSRATLYASSRSAKGIAGPDFRLEMEGLQYSEIPMLAGSNPALMQQALRSVNNDYSLARLYAMGVDAWTLANHFSQMRQVPGFEINGNTGDLSATQDCVINRKLSWLKFQQGQIVPAS from the coding sequence ATGGTACCGTCAACATTTCTTCGTTCAAAAGCCACGCGTTGTCTGCCTGTGGTGCTGGCCGCCCTGCTTTTTGCAGGCTGCGGAACGCAATCACCGGATCAGAGCAGTGCGCACATGCAGGGCGCAGAGCAGGCTGATTCGGGTTATTACCTGAACCAGATGCAGCAAAGCTCAGATGATAGCAAGACCAACTGGCAATTACTCGCCATTCGTGCACTGCTGAAAGAAGGCAAAACGCAGCAGGCCAGCGAACTGTTCGCGAAGCTACCGCAGGAACTCAGTGACGCCCAGCGTCGTGAGCAGGCCTTGCTGGCAGCAGAACTGAAAGTCGCGCAGAAAGATTTCCAGGGCGCGCAGGCGATCCTCGGTAAGCTGGATCCGGCGAAACTCGATAAAAATCAGCAAAGTCGCTTCTGGCAGGCGGGTATTACCGCTCAACAGGGCCGCCCTTCCCTGACGTTGCTGCGGGCGCTGATCGCTCAGGAGCCGCTGCTGGCTGCGAAAGAAAAACAGGCCAATATCGATGCAACCTGGCAGGCGTTGTCGCAGATGACGCCGGAACAGGCGCAGGCGCTGGTGATCAATGCCGATGAAAATGTCCTGCAGGGCTGGCTGGATCTGCAACGTGTCTGGTTTGATAACCGTAACGATCCGAACATGCTGAAAGCGGGTATTCACGACTGGCAGGTGCGTTACCCGCAAAACCCCGGCGCGAAGATGCTGCCGTCACAGCTGGTAAATGTGCAGAACTTTACCCCGGCCTCCACCAGTAAAATTGCGTTGCTGCTGCCGTTAAACGGTCAGGCAGCGGTGTTCGGCCGTACCATCCAGCAAGGTTTTGAGGCCGCGAAGAATGGCGTCGCCGCCGTATCGGGTCCGGCAGTGCCCTCACAGGTTGCGCAGGCTGCTACCACCGAGACAGGCAGCGAGCCAGCGTCGGACGTTGTTAGCCCATCAGCGGCGCAGGTCGGCGATCTGAACAGTGATGCTCAGCCGCAACCAGCAGCACAACCCGAAGTTCAAGCCGAAGCACAACCGGCAGCGCAACCCGCTGATACCGCTGCGGCAGTGCCGTCCACCGATGCGCCAGTCGCAACGGCGACGCCAGCCGCTGCGCCGTCTGCAGCGAGCGCGCCAGCTAACCCAGGCGCAGAGCTGAAAGTTTACGACACCACCACGCAACCGCTGGATCAGATCCTCACCCAGGTTCAGCAGGATGGTGCCAGCATTGTGGTGGGTCCCCTGCTGAAGCCCAACGTCGAAGAGTTAATGAAGAGCAATACGGCGCTTAACGTGCTGGCCCTTAACCAGCCGGAAAAAGTCGAAAGCCGCGCCAATATCTGTTATTTCGCGTTGTCTCCGGAAGATGAAGCTCGCGATGCGGCGCACCATATCTGGGATCAGGGCCACCGCGCACCGTTGTTGCTGGTACCGCGCAGCGCGCTGGGCGATCGTGTCACCAATGCTTTTGCTGAAGAGTGGCAAAAAATTGGCGGCGGTACGGTGCTGCAACAGAAATTCGGTTCTACCGCCGAGCTGAAAATGGGCATCAACAGCAATACCGGTATTGCGCTGACGGGCAGCCCGGTCACGTCCAGCCTGCCTGCACAGCAAGGCGTCACCATTGGCGGCCTGACGATCCCGGCACCGCCGAGCGATGCCCAGATCAGCGGCGGCGGCAATGTTGATGCGGCGTATATTCTGGCGACAGCGGATGAAATTGCGCTCATCAAACCGATGATTGCCATGCGTAACGGCAGCCAGTCTCGTGCGACGCTGTACGCCAGTTCCCGCAGTGCGAAAGGCATCGCTGGCCCTGACTTCCGTCTGGAGATGGAAGGCCTGCAATACAGCGAGATCCCGATGCTGGCGGGCAGTAATCCGGCACTGATGCAGCAGGCGCTGCGCAGTGTGAATAACGATTATTCGCTGGCTCGTTTGTACGCCATGGGCGTGGATGCCTGGACGCTGGCGAATCACTTCTCGCAAATGCGCCAGGTTCCGGGCTTTGAGATTAACGGCAACACCGGCGATCTCTCTGCCACACAGGATTGTGTGATTAACAGGAAGTTATCATGGCTCAAATTCCAGCAGGGGCAGATCGTCCCGGCCAGTTAA
- the rsmI gene encoding 16S rRNA (cytidine(1402)-2'-O)-methyltransferase — protein MKQRESAENSQGQLYIVPTPIGNLADITQRALTVLQSVDLIAAEDTRHTGLLLQHFAISARLFALHDHNEQQKAETLVAKLKEGQNIALVSDAGTPLINDPGYHLVRTCREAGIRVVPLPGPCAAIAALSAAGLPSDRFCYEGFLPAKSKGRRDTLKALEAEPRTLIFYESTHRLLDSLEDICAVLGDARYVVLARELTKTWESIHGAPIGELLAWVKEDENRRKGEMVLIIEGHKAQEEDLPADALRTLALLQAELPLKKAAALAAEIHGVKKNALYKYALEQQDA, from the coding sequence ATGAAACAACGCGAATCAGCTGAGAATTCTCAAGGTCAGCTTTATATTGTACCCACTCCCATCGGGAATTTGGCTGATATTACACAACGTGCTCTCACCGTGTTGCAAAGCGTTGATTTAATTGCGGCCGAAGACACACGCCACACAGGATTATTGCTGCAACATTTCGCCATCAGCGCGCGCCTGTTCGCCCTGCACGATCATAACGAGCAGCAAAAAGCAGAAACGCTGGTGGCAAAACTCAAAGAAGGCCAGAACATCGCGCTGGTGTCTGATGCGGGTACGCCGCTGATTAACGATCCTGGCTACCATCTGGTACGCACTTGCCGCGAAGCCGGGATCCGCGTGGTGCCACTGCCGGGACCCTGTGCCGCCATCGCCGCATTGAGCGCCGCTGGCCTGCCGTCGGATCGTTTCTGCTACGAAGGATTCCTGCCTGCCAAATCAAAAGGCCGTCGTGACACGCTCAAAGCGCTGGAAGCTGAACCGCGAACGCTGATTTTCTACGAGTCCACCCACCGTCTGCTGGACAGCCTGGAAGATATTTGCGCCGTGCTGGGGGACGCTCGCTATGTGGTGCTGGCGCGCGAACTGACTAAAACCTGGGAGTCGATCCACGGCGCGCCCATCGGTGAGTTGCTGGCCTGGGTGAAAGAAGACGAAAATCGCCGTAAAGGCGAAATGGTACTCATCATCGAAGGGCATAAAGCGCAGGAAGAAGATCTGCCTGCGGATGCCCTGCGTACGCTGGCGTTGTTACAGGCGGAATTGCCGCTGAAAAAAGCCGCAGCGCTGGCGGCTGAAATTCATGGCGTGAAGAAAAACGCGCTGTACAAATATGCCCTGGAGCAGCAGGACGCGTAA
- a CDS encoding anti-adapter protein iraM: MTWKIIDSLASPDTGTYFSIAQTSKNLKLILWCRGDYFLRQGNAFSTGEMGLFVDGKLRNISVIHASPYNPRLWQNLLKRTDCPGNSRDFVTPCPPDKQCRFELCPFGLKPYQPKNSEPPCAPMALRFYSPHP, translated from the coding sequence ATGACCTGGAAAATAATAGATTCTCTGGCTAGCCCGGATACGGGCACCTACTTCTCGATAGCCCAGACGTCGAAAAATCTTAAGCTTATCCTGTGGTGCAGAGGGGATTATTTTTTACGGCAGGGGAATGCCTTTTCAACCGGGGAAATGGGGTTATTTGTCGATGGCAAACTACGAAATATTTCGGTCATTCATGCCTCGCCGTACAACCCCAGGCTGTGGCAGAACCTGTTAAAAAGGACCGACTGTCCCGGCAACAGCAGAGATTTTGTAACGCCCTGCCCGCCAGATAAACAGTGCCGCTTTGAACTCTGTCCCTTTGGGCTTAAGCCGTACCAGCCGAAAAACAGTGAGCCGCCTTGTGCGCCGATGGCCCTGCGGTTTTATTCACCACATCCATAA
- a CDS encoding toxin HicA, whose product MINVKDLSSRHRQTLDDIMTEPPKVGVKWEDITAFIKATGGTIKKNDGSRRKFQIGKTKFHTHEPHPQSTIDRGALAGLREWLVNSVGVNYE is encoded by the coding sequence ATGATCAATGTTAAGGACCTAAGCTCCCGCCATCGGCAGACATTAGACGACATCATGACGGAGCCTCCGAAGGTCGGTGTTAAATGGGAAGATATAACTGCTTTTATAAAAGCGACAGGTGGCACGATTAAAAAGAATGACGGTTCGCGTCGCAAGTTTCAGATTGGAAAAACGAAGTTCCATACCCACGAACCTCATCCACAAAGCACGATAGATAGGGGGGCGCTGGCTGGTCTGAGAGAATGGTTAGTTAATTCTGTAGGGGTGAATTATGAATAA
- a CDS encoding type II toxin-antitoxin system HicB family antitoxin, with translation MNKKSNIMNIHGQPAVVTFEADIGAFRGKFLNVNGYCDFVADSIEGLRREGEKSLAEWLADCKEDGIAPYKAEEKQKSFTLRYPGSLEPRLTAVAQQHAVSKNQFIVELLERELLNRC, from the coding sequence ATGAATAAAAAATCAAACATCATGAACATTCATGGTCAACCAGCAGTGGTTACTTTTGAAGCTGATATCGGCGCGTTTCGCGGAAAATTTCTTAACGTGAATGGCTACTGTGACTTTGTTGCCGACAGCATTGAAGGGCTGCGTAGAGAAGGGGAAAAATCGCTCGCCGAATGGCTGGCTGACTGTAAAGAAGATGGCATTGCGCCGTATAAAGCCGAAGAGAAGCAAAAATCCTTTACGTTGCGTTATCCTGGTTCGCTTGAGCCTCGTTTAACTGCGGTCGCGCAGCAACATGCCGTGTCAAAAAATCAGTTTATTGTGGAGTTGCTTGAACGGGAACTGCTTAACCGCTGTTAA
- a CDS encoding DeoR/GlpR family DNA-binding transcription regulator has translation MNSFERRNAIVDLINTQGSVLVLDLASTFGISEVTIRADLRLLEKKGLATRFHGGAARPGSHLTEPDNQEVVLEDRYQLASDPKKRIAQAAVAMIQEGMTIILDSGSTTMLIAEALTKHANITVITNSLPAAFMLADNKDITLVVCGGTVRHKTHSMHGTIAERSLQGISADLMFVGADGIDTQNGITTFNEGYSISSVMAAAAHKVVAVLDATKFNRRGFNQVLPIDEIDCIITDDSIKDDEVKAFRKKHTELIIV, from the coding sequence ATGAACTCATTTGAACGAAGGAACGCGATCGTGGACCTGATCAATACGCAGGGCAGCGTACTGGTATTAGATCTGGCGTCAACCTTTGGTATTTCAGAAGTGACGATCCGGGCAGATCTCCGTCTGCTGGAAAAAAAGGGGCTGGCGACCCGCTTTCATGGCGGTGCAGCACGGCCCGGCAGTCACCTGACCGAACCCGACAATCAGGAAGTCGTGCTTGAAGATCGCTATCAGCTTGCCAGCGATCCGAAAAAGCGTATTGCCCAGGCGGCCGTTGCCATGATCCAGGAAGGCATGACCATTATTCTGGACAGTGGCAGCACTACAATGCTTATTGCCGAAGCGCTGACCAAACACGCCAATATCACGGTGATCACCAACAGCCTGCCCGCGGCTTTTATGCTGGCCGATAACAAAGATATTACGCTGGTGGTGTGTGGTGGCACCGTACGCCATAAAACGCATTCTATGCATGGCACTATCGCCGAGCGTTCGTTACAGGGCATCAGCGCCGATTTGATGTTTGTCGGTGCTGATGGTATCGACACGCAGAATGGTATCACCACCTTCAATGAAGGCTACTCGATAAGTAGCGTAATGGCTGCCGCCGCGCATAAAGTAGTCGCCGTTCTTGATGCCACTAAGTTCAATCGTCGTGGCTTTAACCAGGTCCTGCCGATAGACGAGATCGACTGCATTATCACCGATGACAGTATCAAAGACGATGAAGTCAAAGCGTTTCGTAAAAAGCACACCGAGCTGATTATTGTTTGA
- the gatD gene encoding galactitol-1-phosphate 5-dehydrogenase, with protein sequence MKSVVIHAEGHVRVEERPQPQIKAEDDVLVKVISSGLCGSDIPRIFAHGAHYYPITLGHEFSGYVVSCGSAVTDLQAGDAVACVPLLPCFQCPQCERQYFSLCKHYQFVGSRSEGGHAEYVVVKRANLFALPADMPIEDGAFIEPITVGLHAFHLLGGCCGKNVIIVGAGTIGLLAMQCARELGAKSITAIDINPQKLALAETLGATQTFNSREMSAAQIQAAMAGSQFDQLLLETAGTPQTVSLSIDIAGPRAQLALVGTLHQDLTLTAAVFGQILRKELTVTGSWMNYSGPWPGEEWQTAARLLTEKRLSLTPLIAHRGDAGYFAQAVEALHGAPMDGKILLQFS encoded by the coding sequence ATGAAATCAGTGGTCATCCATGCTGAGGGACACGTGCGTGTTGAAGAACGTCCGCAGCCTCAGATTAAAGCGGAAGACGATGTCCTGGTGAAGGTCATCAGCTCAGGGCTGTGCGGCTCTGACATTCCACGTATTTTTGCTCATGGCGCGCATTATTACCCTATTACGCTTGGGCATGAATTTAGCGGCTATGTGGTGTCCTGCGGCTCAGCCGTCACGGATTTACAGGCAGGCGATGCGGTGGCCTGTGTCCCGCTATTACCCTGCTTTCAGTGTCCGCAGTGCGAGCGGCAGTACTTTTCGCTCTGTAAACACTATCAGTTTGTAGGCTCGCGCAGCGAAGGCGGTCATGCGGAATATGTCGTGGTAAAACGCGCTAACCTTTTCGCCCTGCCTGCTGACATGCCGATTGAAGACGGTGCTTTTATTGAACCTATTACCGTCGGGTTACACGCGTTTCATCTGCTGGGCGGCTGTTGCGGGAAAAATGTCATTATCGTGGGGGCGGGGACCATCGGCCTACTCGCCATGCAGTGCGCCAGAGAGTTGGGGGCCAAAAGCATCACGGCCATTGATATTAACCCGCAAAAACTGGCGCTGGCCGAAACGCTGGGGGCGACGCAGACCTTTAACAGTCGGGAAATGAGTGCAGCGCAGATCCAGGCAGCGATGGCCGGCAGTCAGTTTGATCAACTGTTGCTGGAAACGGCGGGCACCCCGCAAACCGTCTCCCTGTCGATCGATATTGCCGGGCCGCGCGCGCAACTGGCACTGGTGGGTACGCTCCACCAGGATCTCACCCTTACCGCGGCGGTATTCGGCCAAATCCTGCGTAAGGAGCTGACGGTAACCGGGAGCTGGATGAACTATTCCGGGCCGTGGCCGGGGGAAGAGTGGCAAACCGCTGCACGCCTGCTCACTGAAAAGCGTCTCAGCCTGACACCGCTTATCGCGCATCGTGGCGATGCCGGGTACTTTGCGCAGGCCGTCGAGGCACTTCACGGCGCGCCGATGGATGGAAAAATTCTGCTTCAGTTCAGTTAA
- a CDS encoding galactitol-specific PTS transporter subunit IIC, which produces MFSEIMRYILDLGPTVMLPLVIILFSKLLGMKLGDCFKSGLHIGIGFVGIGLVIGLMLDSIGPAAKAMAEQFQINLHVVDIGWPGSSPMTWASQIALIAIPVAIGVNILMLVTRMTRVVNVDIWNIWHMTFTGAMLHLATGSYWIGMLGVVAHAAFVYKLGDWFAKDTRDFFGLEGIAIPHGSSAYLGPVAVLVDTLIEKIPGLNRIHFSADDVQKRFGPFGEPVTVGFVMGLVIGLLAGYDAKNVLQLAVKTAAVMLLMPRVIKPIMDGLTPIAKHARKRLQAKFGGQEFLIGLDPALLLGHTSVVSASLIFIPLTILVAVLVPGNQVLPFGDLATIDFFVAMAVAVHQGNLFRTLISGVIIMGITLWIATQTIGLHTQLAANAGALKAGGMVASMDQGGSPITWLLIQLFTWQNMVGFVVIGVIYLAGVFLTWRRARQFVIAEKAAAAQQAPTVS; this is translated from the coding sequence ATGTTTAGCGAAATCATGCGTTACATCCTCGATCTTGGGCCAACGGTCATGCTGCCGCTGGTGATCATTCTCTTTTCAAAACTGCTGGGCATGAAGCTCGGGGATTGCTTTAAGTCGGGCCTGCATATCGGTATTGGCTTTGTCGGTATTGGTCTGGTGATCGGCCTGATGCTCGACTCCATCGGCCCGGCGGCAAAAGCCATGGCAGAGCAGTTTCAGATCAACCTGCACGTAGTGGATATTGGCTGGCCTGGCTCGTCACCCATGACCTGGGCATCGCAGATCGCGCTGATCGCCATCCCAGTCGCCATTGGCGTCAATATTCTGATGCTGGTGACGCGGATGACCCGCGTGGTGAACGTCGATATCTGGAATATCTGGCACATGACCTTTACCGGCGCCATGCTGCATCTGGCCACCGGCTCCTACTGGATCGGCATGCTGGGCGTGGTGGCCCATGCGGCTTTCGTTTACAAACTGGGCGACTGGTTTGCGAAAGATACCCGCGACTTCTTTGGTCTGGAAGGCATTGCCATCCCACACGGCTCATCGGCCTATCTCGGACCGGTGGCGGTCCTCGTCGACACGCTTATCGAAAAAATTCCCGGCCTAAACCGTATTCATTTCAGCGCCGATGATGTGCAAAAGCGCTTTGGTCCCTTTGGCGAGCCGGTGACCGTCGGGTTTGTGATGGGGCTGGTAATTGGTTTGCTGGCGGGTTACGACGCGAAAAACGTGCTGCAACTGGCGGTAAAAACCGCGGCGGTGATGCTGCTCATGCCGCGCGTCATCAAGCCTATTATGGATGGTCTGACGCCTATCGCGAAGCACGCCCGTAAGCGTTTACAGGCGAAATTCGGTGGTCAGGAATTTCTGATTGGTCTGGATCCCGCGCTGCTGCTTGGGCATACCTCGGTGGTATCCGCCAGCCTGATTTTTATCCCGCTCACCATCCTGGTTGCCGTGCTGGTGCCAGGTAATCAGGTGCTGCCGTTCGGCGACCTGGCCACCATTGACTTCTTTGTGGCGATGGCGGTGGCGGTCCACCAGGGCAACCTGTTCCGCACGTTGATCTCCGGCGTCATCATCATGGGTATTACGCTGTGGATCGCCACGCAAACCATCGGCCTGCATACACAACTCGCGGCGAACGCGGGCGCGCTGAAGGCGGGTGGCATGGTGGCCTCCATGGACCAGGGTGGTTCGCCGATCACCTGGCTACTGATCCAGCTGTTTACCTGGCAGAACATGGTCGGCTTTGTCGTGATCGGTGTGATTTATCTGGCCGGGGTGTTTCTGACCTGGCGACGTGCCCGCCAGTTTGTTATCGCGGAAAAAGCCGCCGCAGCGCAACAGGCGCCAACCGTTTCCTGA
- the gatB gene encoding PTS galactitol transporter subunit IIB → MKRKVIVACGGAVATSTMAAEEIKELCEANNIPLELVQCRVTEIETYMDGAHLICTTARVDRTFGTIPVVHGMPFVSGVGIEPLQQKILTILQG, encoded by the coding sequence ATGAAACGTAAAGTAATTGTCGCCTGTGGCGGCGCGGTGGCGACCTCCACCATGGCAGCAGAGGAGATCAAAGAGCTGTGTGAAGCCAACAATATTCCGCTGGAGCTGGTGCAGTGCCGGGTCACGGAAATCGAGACCTATATGGACGGTGCGCATCTGATTTGTACGACCGCTCGCGTCGACAGGACATTCGGCACTATCCCGGTCGTCCACGGCATGCCTTTTGTTTCCGGTGTCGGCATTGAGCCGTTACAGCAAAAAATACTGACTATTCTGCAGGGGTAA